The Natranaerovirga hydrolytica genome contains the following window.
AATGTAGAGGTAGCTATGATAACAGAGCAATCCATTACACTGAATTGGGAAGACGTGTATGGAGCAGATAGTTATGCAATAGAAATTATGGGACAACCTGTATTTGTAGGATCAATCACAAATTATACAGTAGAAGATTTAAAACCCAATACACCGTATATCTATAGAATACGATCCATTAATGAAGGTGGATATGGACCTTGGTCAGAGAATATTGCTGCCACAACATTATCTGGTGTAACAGAAGGCCTATATCTAGAGGCACAAACAAATGTTATTGATGTCCATTGGGAGCCTGTAGCAGGAGCAAATCGTTATGATTTAGAAGTAGATGGAGCTGTTATTAAAGGCATTGAAGATACCCATTACAGACACGGAGGGCTTTTGCCAAATACACAACATCAATACAGGGTCAGAGCAGTAAAGACAACAGGAACATCTAACTGGTCAGAATATGTTGAAGCCTATACCCTTATTGAGAGCCCGAGTTTAGTCATAAAAGAAGAGTCTCCTACAGACTATTTGATTGAATGGGAGGCAGTAACTGGCGCAGAGTATTACGAGTTGGAAATTAATAGTGCATCTGTTACCACAAGCCAAACAAGCTATCATCACAGTGATATTGAACCCAATTCAAGTCATTATTATAGAATAAGAGCCATTAATGACAACACTCAAAGTGTATGGAGTCAGGTAGAAAGCATTATTGGTAGATTATTACCACCAACCCAATTACAAGGTACCATGAACAATACCAATTTAATCATACAGTGGTCGTCTGTTATGGGTGCAGATTATTATGAATTGGATATTAATGGAGAGATAATCACAGTCGGTTTATCAAGCCATTATACAGTCGAATCAGTAGAAAATAACACGTTGTATCAATTTAGAATAAGAGCCATAAATGATGTTGGCCCCAGTCCTTGGTCAGCTTATGAAACCGTAGAAACACCACTGGCTGCACCGAATCATTTTAAGGCATCTGCAACATCACAACAAGTTACTTTGTCTTGGGAAAAAATAACGGATGCCCAGTCTTATGAACTATTGGTAGATGGAGCATCAATGATCTTAGAGTCAACAGACAACTATGTACACACGGGATTAGCACCCAATACATTACACACCTATCGAATAAGAGCTATAAAAAATGGACAATCCGGACCTTGGAGTGATGTGTTAAGGGTTACAACGGTATTAAATACAATAGAAAAAATCAAGGTAGACAGAGTAACCAGTACGAACGTTAAGATTTCTTGGGATAAGATAGACGGGGCTTTAGGCTATAAATTAGAGGTCAATGGTACAGAAATTGATTTAAGTGGTCAAAATTATTACAACCATAGAAACCTTTCACCCAACACAACACAAAGGTACCGAGTCAAATCTTATGATGCCAATGGGGAAAGCGATTGGAGTGACTTATTGCGAGTAAGAACATCGCCTAATATACCCATTAACTTAAAAGCAACAGCAACAGAGCATACCATAACGTTAACGTGGAATGCCATTTCAGATGCCAACTACTATGAAGTAGAAGCAGATGGAAGCATTTATAAAGTATCCGATACAACCTTTGAACATACGGGATTAATGGCAAATACACAACATGCATACCGTGTGCGTGCCGTGGGATCCAACAGTTCTAGTGAATGGAGTCAACTCCTGATACAAAATACAAAACCAACCTTAATGGTTCAAGTGGGAAGAGATGACTTTTTTAACTTTGTATTTGTCATACCAGAAAATGGCAATAAAAGCCGTTATATAACAGTACATTATAACCCAGATGACTTTGAAGTGACGGACCTATGTGCCATTACACCCCAATTAGAAACACAAACAGGTGTCATTGAAGGCACCAATATAGAAGTTATAGAATTTAGGGAAGGTTACATTGTATATAAAATAAACCATGCGACTCAAACCGTAACCAATACCATTCAATTTGTTTCTAAAACAAATGAATACTCAGAAGTAATATACCAAATTCAGTAAATCATTCATGCAAACGGTATAAGCGATGACCATAGGTTTATATCGTTTGCCAAAAGGGAGGCTTTAATGTGAAAAAAATTATAACGTTAATGATGGCGTGTCTGTTAATGGTAACAATGATTAGACCATTAGAAGTACAAGGAAAAAGCCGTATTGATATTGTTTTTATAATTGACCGATCTGGAAGTATGGGAAATGATATTAATAGTGTTAGGGACAATATCGATACGTTTGTCAATCGGTTAACTCAAGAAAATATAGATTATAGACTGGGTTTGATTTCTTATGAAAGAACACCAACGGTTTATGCAATGACAACCAATGTTAACACATTCAAATCCAATCTTAATAGTATCAATGTTAGTGGAGGAATAGAAAATGGATTAGATGCCATTAAAGCAGCGTTAGATGAGTATACATATTATGCTAACTCAGTCAAATATTTTGTATTAATAGGAGATGAAAGAGTTTACAGCCAGGAAGGGCATACAGATAATAGCATCATTAGAGCATTAAATGATGAAGGCGTTATCTTAACAACCGTTGGATTAAGAGGTGAAAATGACGTTCAATTTAAAAATCTTGCCAATCAAACAGGCGGTTTATACCTTGATATTACAAGAAATTTTAGTGCTTCTCTTATGGAGATATTTGATCAAATACACCGTATGCCAAATGTTGAAATCCTTTCACCTACCACCAATCAATGGTTAGGCGGAAGCAATCAAAACTTTGTACCATCCCTTAAAGTTTCTGACCCAGACAGTGATCTTTTAACCATTACCTATAACATTGATGGTGGTCAAGAATTAGACAGAAGACAGATTAGTAATTCATTTCAGGAACAAATTGTTAATCTATCAGCTTTTAATGTTGCTCAGTTATCAGATGGCAATCATACATTAGAGGTCACAGTGAGTGATACGATGGATTCTGTGTCGGATTATGTCAACTTTAGAGTAGATAATACAGAGCCCATTAAAAATCGTTTTGATATAACATCCGTAGGCACAAACAATATAGCCGTTACAGGTCGAGCAACAGATAATGGCTCAGGATTAGCCGCTCAGCCTTATGGTTTTATTATTGGAAGTGCAAATAGCGGATGGCGCACAAATACCTCTTATGGTGTCAATAACTTGACTCCAAATACATCTTACAATGTCACTTTTCAAGCAAGAGACACTGTGGGTAATGTTTTTTCAGAAACCGTAAGCAGATATACATTGGCACAGCCACCAAATATCGACGTACAATCAACAGGGCTAACAGATATGAATGTACGATTAAATGATGACAATCCCAGTCATACCCAGTATGAAATTATGGTAGACAATCAATATGTACAAGCCAATGGACAGTTGTCTAATACCCCACAAAGAATTGCTTTGAATAATAAAAGTATTACCATACAAGGTTTAGAAGCCAATACCAGATACAATGTAAAAGCAAGAGCATACAATGAGGAGCAAATAGCAACCAGTCAAAATACCTTAAATGTTTATACCAAACCACAAGCACCCAGTGAACTAATGGGAACACCTATGCAAGAAAGCATTCACTTGCAATGGCAAGGCATTGAAGGTGTACAAGGGTATGTCTTAGAATTGAATCAGAATAAGATTCAGCTAGGCAATGTGACCAGCTATACCCATACAGGACTTTCGCCAGAAACAACCCATAGCTATAGAATTGCTGCTTATAATCAAGGTGGAGAAGGGGCTTTTAGTGAAACGGTGAATATAACCACATTACCTTACCCACCGGCCCAACCTAACGTCCCCACATATACTCTTGGAAAAGAAGAAATTGCATTGCAATGGCAAGCGGTTCCAGGGGCTACCAGTTATGAACTAGAAGTTAATGGAGAGATTATATCTTTAACAAGCACGAACTATCTTCATAAAGGCTTAACACCTGAATCTACTCATACTTACAGATTAAGAGCAGTCAATGCAGGTGGAGCAAGTTCTTTTACACCCTTACTCACACTAACCACGTATCCCTATCCACCAGAAACACCAGAATTAAGTTTATCGGATATTAATAAAAATATGATACAAGTTCAGTGGGAAGATGTGGAGAAAGCAGAAGGTTATCATTTGATGGTCAATGGGGTTATTATGTCTATGGGTTCAGGATTAAGTTATACCCATAATAATTTAGTGCCTTTATCCACCCATACGTATCAAGTGAGGGCTCATAATTTAGGTGGACAAAGCTTATGGTCAGCGCCATTAGAGATTCAAACTTATCCAGAAGAACCCGATTACCCCAAAAATATAATGGGTACAGCAAGTCAAGACAGCATTACTTTAACATGGTATTTGGTACCTTATGCAGAGTACTATGAAATAGAAATAGATAACAACACAGTTAAAAGGGTTGATGACTTAACTTTTGTGCATAAAGGCTTAAATGCAGAAGAACAACACACGTATCGCGTCAGAGCAGTAAATGTCTCTGGAAAAAGTGACTGGAGTATACCAGTGCAAGTGTCTACATTGCCAAAAGGCAATAACAATTATGCCCTAACCAATGTGGCAGCCATAGTAACCAATAACCAAATAACATTATCTTGGGACACTGTAAAGGATGGTGCATCATATGAGATAGAAGTAGATGGCCAACTGCAATCATTAGGGGAGGATACCCTTTATAGACATTCAGGACTTGAACCCAATGAATTTCATACCTATAAGATAAGGGTTATAACAGAGTCCGGTAGCAGTGAGTGGTGTGCCATTTTATCTTTGTCAACTTTGCCTAACCCACCAGACGCACCAGAGCATATCTATGCAGATGCCAATCTTTATCAAATTGAATTAAGATGGGATGTTATGGACAGAGCTACAGCTTATGATGTTGAAATAGATGGTGATGAAATTATAACTTTGACAGAAACACAATTTAGACATCAAGGTTTGGAACCTGGAACGGCACATAGCTATAGAATTAGAGCAAAAAATATGACAGATGTAACGGCTTGGAGTCAAGCCATAGTCGTAGCAACACAAACACCGGACTACTTGGTTCAGTATGAAGAAGGAGAAACATTTAGCTTTACAATACTGGCCAATAATATACAAGATTTTAACCAACTGTACTTTGTTTTAGAATATGACCCAAATGAATTAGAAATTGTGGATTTATTTGAAGGAACAGCAAAAAAAGATGTGAACTTAAATGGCTTAATAGAAGAAACCTCTATTATTGTCAATGGACAAGAAGGAAAAATACTCTTTATGGTGGATCTCAATATGATACCTGGGACTTCTTGGTCTGGTGAGATCACTTCCATAGTGTTTGAAGGTTTGAATACAGGAGAAAGCTCGATAAAATTATTAACCAATGAATAAAGGACTATAAAGAAAGGGGAATACAAATGAAAAAAAGCAAAAGCATCGTAGCGTATATACTCATTATTGTTATTCTTATACCCACTGCTGTTAGCGCCTATGCTTTTCTAGAATTACCTAGAAAAGCTGAAGACATAGATAAAAGTACGTACAACTTAATACAAGATTTATCCAATGAAACCGGTACCCACGTAGAGGATATCTTAAGATGGTACGAGCAAGGCTTTGACTGGAATCAGATTATTCGAATGGCCAGCAGACACGAATCTCAAGGTGAGGACTTATTTGACTTAACTACTGGGTTAAAAGACGTAGAAGAAAAGTATTCTGAAGAAGAAATCTTAGAAGCCAGACAACGTATTGACAGTGTTGTATTCAAATTAGAAGAAGTCATCAGCCTGTCCAAAGAAGATAAAGCAGATTACGAAGACTTAATGAACAGCATTCATAAAGAAGAGGCATTGTATTGGACATTGACTTTAAAAGATCTATTAGGCTCTTATAATGAAGCCCTTAACGAATACCTTATAGCCATACAATTAGAATTGGACTTATATGTGTTATTAGAAGATCAAGACATCTATGAGCAAGAAAAATTTAATCAACAACTGTTAAAAAATAACCCAATAATCACCATAGATGAAATTGAAAAAGCAGTATTAGAAATGCTTAACAATCATTCTTCCAAAGAAGAAAAGGATACAACCACCACAATAGATGTTGGCATCCAAGCACCTAAGGTAGAAACCATTATTCCTGAAGTAAAAAATCCAGCACCAGTTAATCCGTTAGAGGCTATACAAGAGGAAATAAACACTATTTTACCGCAATAAATAATAGGGAGGCAATCAATGAATATAAAAATAAAAAAACTAATCATTGGATTATTAATCATCACTTTAGTGAGTCCATTAGCCGTTTTAATGTTAAATGGTACTTTCATTAGAACTTATGCAGAAGACCCGAGACCAAAGTCTGACTTTTATGCATACTACAATATCTCAGAAAGTCAAAGAGATTATATTAAAGATTTAATAGAAATGGGTTATCCACTGGAAAAAATTCAAGTTGGGTATGCCTTTATATATGACCGATTTGGCAAATTAGAACATTTAAAATCAATCTTAGAAAAAGAAAGCCAAGGAGAAAGCTGGGCAAGTGTTTTTGAAGCATATGATTTAACATATGGCATATTTCAACCAACCAGTTTTGATTCAGACAGCTTAGATACATTGATGCAAAGCCACTTAAGCTCAGATGAGATAATGATTATTGATCGGATTGCATTTGCTTCTGAAGAAGCATTTGATGTTCTAATGATTCAAGTCATGGAAGGCACATCCTTTGAGGAGATTATAGATGCATTGGAACTGGTAGGACATATAAAGTTGTATCCAAGGGTACAAGTGACAGAAGAAGTGCTTAACCATTATCAAAATCAATATGCATTAGAGGATATGCAAATTATAGAGGCAATGGTAATAGCAGAAAAATTAGATCTTAACGAAAAAAACATATTAGAATCCACAGCACAAGGGATGACAGAATACGAAATTTTAGGATATTACTTACAAGAAATTTTTGAATAGATGAGGAAAGGGAGAATCTACATTGAAAAAACTAAGAAAAATAATTCAAGTTATCCTACCTATTCTATTGTTTAACTTAGTGATTGTAACAGTACAAGGGGAGACATTAGAAGAAAGGTTGAACAACGAAGTTGGACCAGAAAAACATTACGATACCCATTTATCACCCATGTATTTAAAAACCAATACCACAGAAGAAAATGTTAACCCAAGAAATGGTGACTTGTCCATTGTCCAAACAGATTACACATTACAAGGGCGCAATGGTATGGACCTTAACTTAACACGTATCTACAAATCATCAGGCGCCAATATGGGGGATATGCAAGTCAAATACGTTAATGGTGCTTGGGTAGATTATGTAGAAACCAGTGTAGGCAATGCCTCGTTTTTTGAGAATCGATACAACCTGGGTTTGGGTATGCGTTTTTCATTTGAAACATTAGAAGTTAATGAAAATGAAGACAGCTCCAGTAGCATCATTTACCATACAGAAACAGGAGACGTGTACATTCTTAGAGCGTATTTATTAGACGATTATGATAGAGAAGAATGGTTTAAAAACGATATAGAAAATACATTGACAAACACAGAGAGCATCTTTTTACCAAAAGGTCAAACCGTAAGAGACCACTATATCGCCTATAGTGATCATTATTCAAATGACCAAGAACAATCAAAATATGTGCTAGTCAAAAAAGATGGGATGAAAACATACTTTACAGAAGATGGTCGTATATTAGCCAAAGAAGATCAGCATGGTAATCAAATCACATTCCGATATACAACCCTTGAATATACAGTAGGTCAAGAAACGGTTAAAAAAGAATTAATCAGCGAAATTACAGATACCATTGGTCGAGTGGTTAGCATTGATTATCAAGAAGATTATACGTATCAAGTGAAACCTATTGGTACCAATGTAAAAAAAGACAACAGCTACGAAGAAATGCAAAATCCCGACACAAAACACTCAGGAGACTTAGAAGGCCATTTTAAAGTAGTTATTAGCTTACCTGACGATAAGACTATTGTTTATGAAAAGTCAGCGGCGCTGGTTAACGAAGAAGGACAAGTCTTAAGAACAAGACTACAAACAGTATATGATGTGGATGATGAAGCCAAATACCACTATTGGTATGAACAACCTTCTTTAGGCTTTTCATTTCATAATGAAGAAGATTACTCTGTTTATAATCGATATGAATACTTAACTCAGATTGACTTTTGTAAAACCAATGAAATCAGAAGGTATACATATGATAATTATACAAAACGTTTGTATCAAGGCAGTATGGAGTATCGCAAGCTTTTTCGTAGAGAAAAATTGGCTAAATTAGATTATCAGATTTCAGAAAATGATTTTTTAAGAAGATGGTCAACAGAAGTCATTGAGAGAAAAAATTACGATTATGATAATGAACCAGATGGCTATGGTTATACAGGCTATTTAGAAGGAGATTATAATTATTTAAACAATACTTATCGCTATGAAACTACTGTAACAGATTTATTAAACAATAAAGTGATTACAACGTATGATGGTAACCATAAGAACGTACAAACAGAAGAAGTAGGAAAAGATCATAAAAGAATCTTAACAACCAACTATGATGAATTGCAATTGATTAATAAAAAAATTATTGAAGAATATCCAGTCAATAATGGACAAGTAATGGGTGAACCCGTGACTTTAATTGAGAACTTTCGTTATGACAAATATGGTAACCTAACAAATTACACAGGCGTAGAAGCCAATAGAGATGCAGACGGTGAACCAATGTATACTGAGCATACCATTACCTATAGCTATGACTATGAAAGGTATCACAGTTTGGTACAAAGAACTTGGAAAGTTAATCCAAATACAATGGCTCAAGAAAATTATACCTTAGATGAAAAAGGTAACGTGATAATGTCACATCAAGGGATGCCAGAAGAAGACATTGTTGTTAAATACGCATATGATGCATATGGTAATATGATCAAAGAAGAGGCAGTAGCAGAAGATGGCAGCTATACAACCTACTATGAGTATGGTGTGGACGCCTTAGGCAATCATTATCAAGGCGCCTATTTAACAAAAAGCTATAACATCATCGATGGGGAAGAAAGCCGTACCACCTATGCTTATAATTCAGAAGGTCTCTTAATACAGCAAACCACACCTAATGGTCATACGTATCAATATGAATATGATAGGTTAGGTCGTGTGCTCAAAAACATTATGCCAGACGGAACAACACAATCCTATACGTACACAGAGCAACCTTTTGAGAATATGCAAATCGCTATG
Protein-coding sequences here:
- a CDS encoding fibronectin type III domain-containing protein yields the protein MYIGGLVGQASDTAFDHINIQLELDTNLTGTNYVGGIVGHLTNGSVTQSNSDINIIGNKSGGIVGVLEGEGTIQQCYVKGDLKGVDNVGGIVGIASGNQIQIEEVAFSGEVEGIGNHMGGIVGNLHSNMLTNSYAIGKVSGIHYIGGLVGAAHSDNGVIKNTYAAVAIEGHNNKGGLIGQSDYNIQDSYYDGVRSNMEPRYNNHPSRLSIELTFIETFNNWDFIHTWAIEEGSYPYLQALGQKDPFQSVPKVVEGGKGTQSNPFLISNREQLSYIQYALDKNYYLINDIYMGDENWDPIGNSNMPFSGVLDGQTFSIYDLTVKDSQQNEVGLFGAIEKGTVRNLKLINVDILGWRKVGGLVGSNSESHLLNILVEGKVVGIEDVGLLSGVSQEQSFISRVATKGSVEGEYQTGGLVGQNNNSIIERSFTEAQVKGIRHTTGGLVGHNKENGEIINSYASGIVGHSDYVGGLIAWSSSGSVNNSYWDMDKTNMSNSQGGAHLTTENMQKENSFEQWNFEAIWMLEESSEFPTLQPLAVNLKNIESNNTYRSVHLSWKNLEDATSYEILFDGQKITVTEPYFEYTGLEPASTHTFQIRVIAGDLMGDWSEVMDILLPPDSPKNVEVAMITEQSITLNWEDVYGADSYAIEIMGQPVFVGSITNYTVEDLKPNTPYIYRIRSINEGGYGPWSENIAATTLSGVTEGLYLEAQTNVIDVHWEPVAGANRYDLEVDGAVIKGIEDTHYRHGGLLPNTQHQYRVRAVKTTGTSNWSEYVEAYTLIESPSLVIKEESPTDYLIEWEAVTGAEYYELEINSASVTTSQTSYHHSDIEPNSSHYYRIRAINDNTQSVWSQVESIIGRLLPPTQLQGTMNNTNLIIQWSSVMGADYYELDINGEIITVGLSSHYTVESVENNTLYQFRIRAINDVGPSPWSAYETVETPLAAPNHFKASATSQQVTLSWEKITDAQSYELLVDGASMILESTDNYVHTGLAPNTLHTYRIRAIKNGQSGPWSDVLRVTTVLNTIEKIKVDRVTSTNVKISWDKIDGALGYKLEVNGTEIDLSGQNYYNHRNLSPNTTQRYRVKSYDANGESDWSDLLRVRTSPNIPINLKATATEHTITLTWNAISDANYYEVEADGSIYKVSDTTFEHTGLMANTQHAYRVRAVGSNSSSEWSQLLIQNTKPTLMVQVGRDDFFNFVFVIPENGNKSRYITVHYNPDDFEVTDLCAITPQLETQTGVIEGTNIEVIEFREGYIVYKINHATQTVTNTIQFVSKTNEYSEVIYQIQ
- a CDS encoding fibronectin type III domain-containing protein — encoded protein: MKKIITLMMACLLMVTMIRPLEVQGKSRIDIVFIIDRSGSMGNDINSVRDNIDTFVNRLTQENIDYRLGLISYERTPTVYAMTTNVNTFKSNLNSINVSGGIENGLDAIKAALDEYTYYANSVKYFVLIGDERVYSQEGHTDNSIIRALNDEGVILTTVGLRGENDVQFKNLANQTGGLYLDITRNFSASLMEIFDQIHRMPNVEILSPTTNQWLGGSNQNFVPSLKVSDPDSDLLTITYNIDGGQELDRRQISNSFQEQIVNLSAFNVAQLSDGNHTLEVTVSDTMDSVSDYVNFRVDNTEPIKNRFDITSVGTNNIAVTGRATDNGSGLAAQPYGFIIGSANSGWRTNTSYGVNNLTPNTSYNVTFQARDTVGNVFSETVSRYTLAQPPNIDVQSTGLTDMNVRLNDDNPSHTQYEIMVDNQYVQANGQLSNTPQRIALNNKSITIQGLEANTRYNVKARAYNEEQIATSQNTLNVYTKPQAPSELMGTPMQESIHLQWQGIEGVQGYVLELNQNKIQLGNVTSYTHTGLSPETTHSYRIAAYNQGGEGAFSETVNITTLPYPPAQPNVPTYTLGKEEIALQWQAVPGATSYELEVNGEIISLTSTNYLHKGLTPESTHTYRLRAVNAGGASSFTPLLTLTTYPYPPETPELSLSDINKNMIQVQWEDVEKAEGYHLMVNGVIMSMGSGLSYTHNNLVPLSTHTYQVRAHNLGGQSLWSAPLEIQTYPEEPDYPKNIMGTASQDSITLTWYLVPYAEYYEIEIDNNTVKRVDDLTFVHKGLNAEEQHTYRVRAVNVSGKSDWSIPVQVSTLPKGNNNYALTNVAAIVTNNQITLSWDTVKDGASYEIEVDGQLQSLGEDTLYRHSGLEPNEFHTYKIRVITESGSSEWCAILSLSTLPNPPDAPEHIYADANLYQIELRWDVMDRATAYDVEIDGDEIITLTETQFRHQGLEPGTAHSYRIRAKNMTDVTAWSQAIVVATQTPDYLVQYEEGETFSFTILANNIQDFNQLYFVLEYDPNELEIVDLFEGTAKKDVNLNGLIEETSIIVNGQEGKILFMVDLNMIPGTSWSGEITSIVFEGLNTGESSIKLLTNE